The following coding sequences lie in one Rutidosis leptorrhynchoides isolate AG116_Rl617_1_P2 chromosome 4, CSIRO_AGI_Rlap_v1, whole genome shotgun sequence genomic window:
- the LOC139841203 gene encoding exocyst complex component EXO70H1-like, with the protein MEEDLLYAEQIINKWDLNSPLYTKQDSLFTGDKYEARQFVKSVKNLQSAMHYFVSESASSNKLIAAQKLMQVAMKRLEKEFYHILSTNKNVLNSESISVTNRSSRARSNVSDDDDDDDDDDDATEEDDRVSIPRSSNSDGQRVSVSEIVMADLQLIADCMISSGYGKECVKIYKIIRKSIVDETLYNLGVERYSFNKITKLDWDTLEPKIKTWLHAEKVAVESLFYSERILCDYVFSSSDKIRESCFSDICKDRATSLFEFPELVAKSKKSMERMFRTLDMYNAISDQWNDIEMMFSFESTVIVRTQAVTSLGKLGDAVRAMLTDFETAIQKETLKNPVNGGIHPLTRYVMNYLVFLSDYSPALNDIVADWPLNVESPLPESYFSSTSSDESSAISSRFAWLVLVLLCKVDAGAELYKDVAQSYLFLVNNLNYVVSKVNSSNLGMLIGDDWIEKHEQKVKQYATNYERIAWSKVIASLPDDPTVENLPIETARDCFRRFNLEFNELYRKQSTWIISDSKFRDEIKISIAKKIVPSYRAFYENYRGLFRGGDSVVRFAPADLGNYLSNLFHGNFFFFFFFLKSK; encoded by the coding sequence ATGGAAGAAGATTTGCTATACGCCGAACAAATCATCAACAAATGGGACCTTAACTCTCCGCTTTACACAAAACAAGACTCGTTGTTCACCGGAGACAAATACGAAGCTCGACAGTTTGTTAAATCGGTTAAAAACCTGCAATCCGCAATGCATTATTTCGTTTCCGAAAGTGCGAGCTCGAATAAACTCATTGCTGCTCAAAAGTTGATGCAAGTTGCCATGAAGAGGTTAGAAAAGGAGTTTTACCACATTTTATCAACAAATAAAAACGTTCTGAACTCAGAATCGATTTCAGTTACTAACCGTTCGTCTAGAGCGAGATCTAATGtttctgatgatgatgatgatgatgatgatgatgatgatgctacagAAGAAGATGATCGAGTTTCGATTCCTCGGTCTAGTAACTCTGATGGCCAACGTGTTTCGGTTTCCGAAATCGTTATGGCGGATCTACAACTGATTGCAGATTGTATGATTTCTTCTGGATATGGAAAAGAATGTGTAAAAATTTACAAAATCATCAGGAAATCAATTGTCGATGAGACGTTGTATAATCTCGGTGTCGAGAGATACAGTTTTAACAAAATCACCAAATTAGATTGGGACACACTGGAACCTAAAATCAAGACGTGGTTACACGCTGAAAAAGTCGCAGTGGAATCGTTATTTTATAGCGAACGAATCCTCTGCGACTACGTGTTTTCATCGTCTGATAAGATCCGAGAATCGTGCTTCTCGGATATTTGTAAAGATCGCGCTACAAGTTTATTCGAGTTTCCAGAACTCGTAGCGAAATCGAAGAAATCGATGGAGAGAATGTTTCGTACATTAGATATGTACAACGCGATTTCAGATCAATGGAACGACATCGAAATGATGTTTTCGTTCGAATCAACGGTAATTGTTCGAACGCAAGCGGTTACATCGCTCGGAAAACTAGGTGATGCGGTTCGAGCTATGTTAACAGATTTCGAAACCGCAATACAAAAAGAAACGTTGAAGAATCCGGTTAACGGAGGAATTCATCCGTTAACGCGTTACGTTATGAATTATTTAGTGTTCTTAAGCGATTATAGTCCGGCGTTGAATGATATTGTAGCGGACTGGCCGTTAAATGTTGAATCGCCTTTGCCGGAATCGTACTTTTCGTCCACGTCATCGGATGAATCGTCGGCGATTTCGTCTCGATTCGCGTGGCTCGTGCTTGTTTTGTTGTGTAAAGTTGACGCCGGAGCTGAACTTTATAAAGACGTAGCGCAATCGTACTTATTTCTCGTAAATAATCTAAACTACGTCGTTTCGAAGGTTAACAGCTCTAATTTAGGGATGCTAATCGGAGACGATTGGATCGAGAAACACGAGCAGAAAGTGAAGCAATACGCGACAAATTACGAGCGAATAGCGTGGAGTAAAGTGATCGCGTCGTTACCTGATGATCCAACGGTCGAGAATTTACCGATCGAAACGGCTCGGGATTGTTTTAGGAGGTTTAATCTAGAGTTTAACGAGTTGTACAGAAAACAGTCGACGTGGATTATATCCGAttcaaaatttcgagacgaaatcaAGATTTCGATTGCGAAGAAGATTGTGCCGAGTTATAGAGCGTTTTACGAGAATTATCGAGGTTTGTTTAGAGGTGGTGATTCGGTTGTTAGATTTGCGCCTGCTGATTTGGGGAATTATTTGTCGAATTTGTTtcatggaaattttttttttttttttttttttttgaaaagcaagtaa